In Arthrobacter sp. QXT-31, one genomic interval encodes:
- a CDS encoding SCO6880 family protein: MSENSRTLEPVKFPRYERRGLFMGLKWYQLLLLAAGVLVGCVASAVRGPVGLFTAGPLWLVLILLGLLQYSRIPYPVWISHAVLFFYRLAAKQTRYLMRPERPVLAGRLALPGGLGNLELRRASRGESFVVDSRGKEAIAVLRCSTKSFALMDGDDKAWAVQAWSRVQAGLAQRGCVARIAVQDYTVPYPSSALRDFYEGTVRRQTGDSDERTWGERSYEDLIAAAGSAMSHELLLTLVLDIAKARRRIREAGGGVLGVERVLRLEVEAMTTALGTHSVSVDQWLPEAGLLNIVRAAFDPASAATTGRQQAGVLTEPEGQNQPEPTSSVLAAPMAVEEHWTYVRTDTGFHQTFWIAEWPRQKVFPGFLHPLIYVGEFRHTVTQVIRTVPTTEALRDIRSAQEAHETRRRINTRFDRPLTREQKAEEEEVAQREEEIVAGHGDVRPAAYVTITGSTIEDLARYRQELESAAAGAFVELRLLAGQQWAAFVAGGLPFGRGLR; encoded by the coding sequence ATGTCTGAAAACTCTCGAACTCTTGAACCCGTCAAGTTCCCCCGGTACGAGCGCCGAGGCCTGTTCATGGGCCTGAAATGGTACCAACTGCTCCTGCTCGCGGCCGGTGTTCTCGTGGGCTGTGTGGCTTCGGCAGTGCGCGGACCCGTTGGCCTTTTCACGGCCGGGCCGCTATGGCTAGTTCTGATACTGCTCGGATTGCTGCAGTACTCACGGATTCCCTACCCAGTGTGGATCAGCCATGCCGTGCTGTTCTTCTACAGGTTGGCCGCAAAACAGACCCGCTACCTGATGCGGCCGGAGCGGCCTGTCCTTGCTGGGCGGCTGGCGCTTCCGGGCGGGTTGGGGAACCTGGAGCTGCGCCGCGCTTCCCGCGGGGAGTCGTTCGTAGTGGACTCCCGCGGCAAAGAGGCAATAGCCGTACTGCGCTGCAGCACCAAGTCGTTCGCACTCATGGACGGCGACGATAAAGCCTGGGCCGTGCAGGCGTGGTCCAGGGTACAGGCAGGATTGGCCCAGCGGGGCTGCGTGGCCAGGATCGCCGTTCAGGACTACACGGTCCCGTATCCCTCCTCGGCCCTTCGTGACTTCTACGAAGGCACAGTCCGCCGGCAAACCGGTGACTCCGACGAACGCACCTGGGGCGAGCGCTCTTACGAGGACTTGATTGCTGCCGCTGGTTCCGCCATGAGTCACGAGTTGTTGCTAACTCTGGTTCTGGACATTGCCAAGGCCCGACGTCGGATACGGGAGGCAGGCGGGGGAGTCCTCGGCGTCGAACGGGTACTCCGGCTGGAAGTCGAGGCTATGACTACCGCCTTAGGAACACACAGCGTCAGCGTCGACCAGTGGCTGCCGGAGGCAGGCCTTCTCAACATCGTTCGGGCTGCCTTTGATCCAGCATCCGCAGCAACCACGGGCAGGCAACAAGCCGGCGTACTAACGGAACCGGAGGGGCAGAACCAGCCGGAGCCCACTTCCAGCGTCCTCGCTGCGCCCATGGCGGTCGAGGAGCACTGGACGTATGTGCGGACGGACACCGGCTTTCACCAAACGTTCTGGATAGCCGAATGGCCGCGGCAGAAGGTCTTCCCGGGCTTTCTCCACCCCCTTATCTACGTCGGTGAATTCCGCCACACGGTGACCCAGGTGATCCGGACTGTGCCGACAACTGAAGCACTCCGCGACATTCGTTCTGCCCAGGAGGCCCATGAGACCCGGAGACGGATCAACACGCGCTTCGACAGACCACTTACCCGCGAGCAGAAGGCGGAGGAGGAAGAAGTCGCACAGCGCGAAGAAGAGATCGTGGCGGGCCACGGGGATGTGCGGCCAGCCGCTTACGTGACGATCACCGGATCGACGATCGAAGATCTGGCCCGGTACAGGCAAGAACTGGAGTCGGCCGCCGCGGGCGCCTTCGTTGAATTGCGGCTGCTGGCTGGCCAGCAGTGGGCAGCGTTCGTGGCCGGGGGGCTCCCGTTCGGGCGGGGGCTACGGTGA
- a CDS encoding Hsp20/alpha crystallin family protein, whose translation MLMMNDPFRQLDRLAQQMLGTAAHPAAMPLDAWREENEFVVAVDLPGVDVDAIDVDVERNVLTIRAERKNGAPEGAELVAGERPQGVFSRQLVLGEALDADNVKAGYDGGVLTLRIPVAAKAQPRKIEITSGHGAQQQLSA comes from the coding sequence ATGTTGATGATGAATGATCCGTTCCGGCAGCTGGACCGGCTGGCCCAGCAGATGCTGGGCACGGCCGCGCACCCGGCGGCCATGCCACTGGATGCCTGGCGGGAAGAGAACGAGTTCGTCGTCGCGGTCGACTTGCCGGGCGTGGACGTGGACGCGATCGATGTTGATGTTGAGCGGAACGTCCTGACCATCCGGGCTGAGCGGAAGAACGGCGCCCCCGAAGGTGCCGAGCTGGTGGCCGGTGAGCGCCCGCAGGGCGTCTTCAGCCGGCAGCTGGTTTTGGGTGAGGCGCTGGATGCAGACAACGTGAAGGCCGGATATGACGGCGGGGTGCTGACCCTGCGCATCCCGGTCGCCGCCAAAGCGCAGCCGCGGAAGATCGAAATCACCAGCGGACACGGCGCCCAGCAGCAGCTCAGCGCCTAA
- a CDS encoding J domain-containing protein, protein MMTVPVPDHYAVLHVSRGASPQEIARAYRALVRRHHPDVGGADAVPAELQLIMEAFSVLRDPGRRHAYDRETARTRRTGPEAGESRPPDQQKTATGDPAVSGQREERPTPEGRRASGPQVVPVRIVRRREPPLRVTPVRWESGPWS, encoded by the coding sequence ATGATGACCGTTCCCGTCCCGGACCATTACGCGGTGCTGCACGTTTCCCGGGGCGCATCGCCGCAGGAAATCGCGCGCGCCTACCGGGCGCTGGTGCGCCGCCACCACCCGGACGTCGGCGGCGCTGACGCCGTACCGGCGGAACTGCAGCTGATCATGGAAGCCTTTTCCGTGCTCCGGGACCCCGGGCGCCGGCACGCCTACGACCGGGAAACGGCGCGGACCAGGCGTACCGGACCCGAGGCCGGGGAAAGCCGCCCTCCGGACCAGCAGAAAACGGCAACGGGGGACCCTGCGGTGTCCGGGCAGCGGGAGGAACGCCCGACCCCGGAAGGACGCCGCGCCAGCGGCCCGCAGGTGGTCCCGGTCCGCATAGTCCGGCGCAGGGAGCCGCCGCTGCGCGTCACTCCGGTCCGCTGGGAGAGCGGCCCGTGGAGCTAA
- a CDS encoding Hsp20/alpha crystallin family protein, with product MLIRTDPFRELDRLTQQVFGTAARPAAMPMDAWQEDGEFVVAFDLPGISPDDVDLNVERNVLTVRAERRDATQPNVELVVSERPRGVFSRQLILGDTLDTDNIKASYDVGVLTLRIPVAEQAKPRKIEIESKGQQQQIET from the coding sequence ATGTTGATCCGTACTGACCCGTTCCGTGAGCTGGACCGGCTCACCCAGCAGGTCTTCGGAACAGCGGCCCGTCCGGCGGCCATGCCGATGGACGCGTGGCAGGAAGATGGGGAGTTTGTGGTGGCGTTTGACCTGCCCGGGATCTCTCCTGACGACGTGGATCTGAACGTTGAACGGAACGTCCTCACCGTTCGGGCGGAGCGCCGTGACGCCACGCAGCCCAACGTCGAGCTGGTGGTTTCCGAACGGCCGCGCGGTGTCTTCAGCCGCCAGCTCATTCTCGGTGACACCCTGGATACGGACAATATCAAGGCCAGCTACGACGTCGGCGTGCTGACGCTGCGTATTCCGGTTGCCGAGCAGGCCAAGCCGCGGAAGATCGAGATCGAAAGCAAGGGCCAGCAACAGCAGATCGAAACCTAG
- a CDS encoding MerR family transcriptional regulator — translation MTNQRSSGRALYAISVVAELLGTGQQNIRLYERRGLLTPKRTEGGTRQYSEADLAVLRRIGELLDDGLNLAGVAKVLELEMDNARLRRLLKRARTSAQQDNQKE, via the coding sequence ATGACAAACCAACGCAGCAGCGGGCGCGCCCTGTACGCCATATCGGTCGTGGCGGAACTCCTGGGAACAGGCCAGCAGAACATCCGGCTCTATGAACGCCGCGGCCTGCTCACCCCGAAAAGGACCGAAGGCGGCACCCGCCAATACAGCGAAGCGGACCTTGCCGTTCTGCGTCGCATCGGAGAGCTCCTGGATGACGGGCTCAACCTCGCCGGCGTTGCTAAGGTGCTCGAACTGGAAATGGACAACGCACGCCTCCGGCGCCTACTCAAGCGCGCCCGCACCTCCGCGCAGCAGGACAACCAAAAGGAATAG
- a CDS encoding universal stress protein gives MTISAVLAVGYDGSEQSLLALKWAADYATAARTGLRIIHAWIWPLFTQDVGPVKGVADSGLRHAAEVILDEGCKLAAEISPNLKVEPRMVAGLPAAVLRQESLDASLLVVGSRGLGGLLGKLVGSVSLDLAGGSPCPLVVVRSRRGEGQPVVACVDGHLRSSKVLEQSVRAARALDTGLQIVHAEQPEPPWKAHTAPTAHSKAVLHNAMLWVQAMDPDLAATEQLLSRQPVSAALIDAGADAELLVLGAHGRQGHPGTLTSVLTQARCNILIAR, from the coding sequence GTGACGATTAGCGCGGTGCTGGCTGTCGGTTACGACGGCTCCGAACAGTCCCTCCTTGCCCTGAAGTGGGCGGCGGATTACGCCACGGCCGCACGGACCGGGCTGCGGATCATCCATGCCTGGATCTGGCCACTCTTCACACAGGACGTGGGACCGGTCAAAGGGGTGGCTGACAGCGGATTGCGTCACGCAGCCGAAGTCATTCTCGACGAAGGCTGCAAACTCGCAGCGGAAATCTCACCAAACCTGAAGGTGGAGCCCCGCATGGTGGCCGGACTGCCGGCGGCCGTCCTGCGCCAGGAGTCCCTCGACGCAAGCCTGCTGGTGGTTGGAAGCCGCGGACTGGGCGGCCTGCTCGGCAAACTGGTCGGTTCCGTCTCCCTTGACCTGGCCGGAGGATCCCCCTGCCCCCTCGTCGTCGTGCGGAGCCGGCGCGGGGAAGGCCAACCGGTAGTCGCCTGCGTGGACGGGCACCTGCGCAGCAGCAAGGTTCTGGAGCAATCAGTGCGTGCAGCCCGGGCCCTTGACACAGGGCTGCAGATCGTTCATGCAGAACAGCCCGAACCGCCCTGGAAGGCACACACTGCCCCGACAGCGCATTCCAAGGCTGTGCTGCACAACGCCATGCTCTGGGTACAGGCGATGGACCCGGACCTGGCCGCCACAGAACAACTGCTGAGCAGGCAACCCGTGTCGGCCGCGCTGATCGATGCAGGGGCAGACGCCGAACTGTTGGTCCTCGGTGCCCACGGACGGCAAGGCCACCCCGGAACGCTAACGTCTGTTCTGACTCAGGCACGCTGCAACATCCTGATCGCCCGATAG
- a CDS encoding Hsp20/alpha crystallin family protein: protein MLMLDPFRQLDRLAEQVLGTVAHPAAMPMDAWRDGDDYIFALDLPGVDVSSIDLGVDRNVLTVSAERKDPAGEGTEMVVSERPRGVFSRQLILGDAMDTEKMTADYDAGVLTLRIPVAAQAKPRKIDIEVKGGQQRQIDAA, encoded by the coding sequence ATGTTGATGCTCGATCCATTCCGTCAGCTGGACCGCCTGGCCGAGCAGGTGCTGGGCACCGTCGCCCACCCGGCGGCCATGCCAATGGACGCCTGGCGCGACGGCGATGACTACATCTTTGCACTGGACCTGCCCGGCGTGGACGTCAGCTCCATTGACCTGGGCGTGGACAGGAACGTCCTGACCGTGAGCGCAGAACGGAAGGACCCTGCCGGGGAGGGCACGGAGATGGTCGTGTCGGAGCGGCCGCGCGGTGTCTTTAGCCGCCAGCTCATCCTGGGGGATGCCATGGACACGGAGAAGATGACGGCCGATTACGACGCCGGCGTCCTGACCCTGCGCATCCCCGTCGCGGCGCAGGCAAAGCCGCGAAAGATCGATATCGAAGTCAAAGGAGGCCAGCAGCGCCAGATTGACGCTGCCTAA
- a CDS encoding C40 family peptidase encodes MATEDAVPVNVVPGSEAPTGLSPRQAAVARGYLSVGKQLGVPRDGQIVAIMMALQESSLRVLANSNVPASLRFSHDGVGSDHDSLGTAQQRPAAGWGSVEQLMDPIYNVRAFYGGPSGPNHGSPRGLLDVPGWQFMSKGQAAQAVQVSAFPELYARWERQASAIVDSLGDGVATNSCIEAPDASTSALQHAHLGQIRKDILRFTQEGLGGKYVWGGTAFKAWDCSGYVQWIYRQAGINLPRVEQWRVGVRTRTPQPGDLVVQNAQGPNNWGHVGIYAGDGKMYSALNPAVGTLLHPIAWNSDTAYFDLLR; translated from the coding sequence GTGGCCACCGAAGATGCAGTTCCTGTGAATGTCGTTCCTGGCAGTGAGGCGCCAACCGGGCTGTCCCCCCGCCAAGCCGCCGTTGCGCGGGGGTACCTGTCCGTCGGAAAACAGTTGGGCGTGCCTCGTGATGGCCAGATCGTTGCGATCATGATGGCACTGCAGGAGTCCAGCCTTAGGGTCCTGGCTAACTCGAATGTTCCTGCGTCCCTTCGCTTTTCCCATGACGGCGTCGGCAGCGACCACGATTCCCTTGGCACCGCCCAGCAGCGTCCGGCGGCGGGCTGGGGGAGTGTCGAGCAGCTAATGGACCCGATTTACAACGTGCGAGCGTTCTATGGCGGTCCGAGTGGGCCGAATCACGGCAGCCCTCGAGGGTTGCTGGATGTTCCGGGCTGGCAGTTTATGAGTAAAGGTCAGGCTGCACAGGCGGTTCAGGTTTCAGCATTTCCTGAGCTGTATGCCCGGTGGGAGCGTCAGGCCTCCGCCATTGTCGACTCGCTCGGCGACGGTGTGGCCACAAATAGCTGCATCGAGGCGCCCGATGCCTCCACGTCGGCCCTACAGCACGCGCATCTTGGTCAGATCCGAAAGGACATACTGCGGTTCACTCAGGAAGGTCTCGGGGGCAAGTACGTTTGGGGCGGAACGGCGTTCAAGGCATGGGATTGCTCCGGCTACGTGCAATGGATCTACCGGCAGGCAGGAATCAATTTACCGCGCGTCGAGCAGTGGAGGGTGGGCGTGAGGACTCGCACCCCACAGCCGGGGGACCTGGTTGTTCAGAACGCCCAGGGCCCGAACAACTGGGGGCACGTGGGCATTTACGCCGGCGACGGCAAGATGTACAGCGCCCTCAATCCCGCGGTGGGAACTCTGCTGCACCCAATCGCTTGGAATTCGGACACCGCGTACTTCGATCTGTTGAGGTGA
- a CDS encoding sigma factor encodes MRVETRADQARQDHEIKIDFDVSLRRAPEAAAAAIPVDQIMVAVESVRGYVVSHLGRIGRASDADDVLQDIRVAVWDGVARGRYRQLPGVPFGAWVQGICTNVCASHIRWEMSHKTYPLLGDPAACNGTASLDAAVLLGMDRAGGRSCEKIVDQEWARTIIELTRSSVSARDWELALASLGGPRRYGPPSPQDRRRWHAATVVRQTARTVEKALEVELDAVCSISELCERAAACLPTVVLRRTAAVIVRPGVRGPERTKALQALAAELGVTQRYVAVQIGFARRLYQAAWRIIRAGMQGVA; translated from the coding sequence ATGCGAGTCGAAACCAGGGCAGATCAAGCCCGGCAAGATCACGAAATCAAGATTGACTTCGATGTTTCCCTGCGCAGGGCCCCAGAGGCCGCTGCAGCTGCGATCCCGGTGGATCAGATAATGGTCGCCGTTGAAAGCGTGCGTGGATATGTCGTTTCGCACCTAGGTCGCATAGGCCGGGCCTCCGACGCGGACGACGTACTGCAAGACATAAGAGTCGCCGTGTGGGACGGAGTAGCGCGGGGCCGCTATCGCCAACTCCCCGGCGTTCCCTTCGGCGCATGGGTCCAGGGAATCTGCACGAACGTGTGCGCCTCTCACATCCGCTGGGAGATGAGCCATAAGACCTACCCACTACTCGGTGATCCTGCGGCCTGCAACGGAACGGCGTCTCTGGACGCTGCCGTGCTCCTTGGCATGGACCGGGCTGGGGGTCGGAGTTGCGAGAAAATCGTCGACCAGGAGTGGGCGCGAACGATTATTGAACTAACCCGGAGCAGCGTCTCAGCGAGAGATTGGGAACTCGCCCTCGCCAGCCTTGGTGGACCACGCCGATACGGTCCGCCGTCGCCGCAAGATCGCCGACGGTGGCATGCGGCCACGGTGGTACGCCAGACGGCTCGGACCGTGGAAAAGGCCCTCGAGGTTGAGCTGGACGCGGTCTGCAGCATCAGCGAGCTCTGCGAGCGGGCAGCAGCGTGCCTGCCCACAGTGGTGCTCCGCCGAACTGCCGCCGTGATTGTCCGCCCTGGAGTGCGTGGGCCAGAACGAACCAAGGCTTTGCAAGCGTTGGCCGCGGAGCTTGGCGTGACTCAGCGCTATGTGGCAGTTCAGATCGGTTTCGCACGCCGGCTGTATCAGGCCGCCTGGAGAATCATCCGGGCTGGGATGCAAGGCGTTGCCTGA
- a CDS encoding ArsR/SmtB family transcription factor, translating into MPRITQPHDDAWSADVEAAVATFGNRARNEILRYLSAHGPATRGDIVAAVSAGEPSVAKHLLALEDAGAVAVDVEPGRRHGRSPRYSANPARIRELLAAHLEYLLED; encoded by the coding sequence ATGCCTAGAATTACGCAGCCTCACGACGACGCCTGGTCCGCAGACGTCGAGGCTGCCGTGGCCACGTTCGGCAACAGAGCACGTAATGAGATCCTGCGCTATCTTTCAGCGCATGGCCCGGCAACCAGGGGGGATATCGTGGCGGCGGTCAGCGCCGGCGAGCCGAGCGTCGCGAAGCACTTGCTTGCGCTTGAGGACGCTGGCGCCGTTGCAGTCGACGTGGAACCCGGAAGACGGCACGGCAGGTCACCCCGATATTCAGCAAACCCAGCACGGATCAGGGAACTTCTGGCTGCCCACCTTGAGTATCTTCTGGAGGACTAG
- a CDS encoding ArsR family transcriptional regulator: MNRTRSQIIRFLLRNGPSTCGQIGTGLRASPSAIRRQLLLLRRAGLVQHSASHFDALPEQVQRQVEALAESFTGTVMPPVGSSPMN; the protein is encoded by the coding sequence ATGAACCGGACGCGAAGCCAAATCATCCGTTTCCTACTGCGGAACGGCCCATCAACCTGCGGTCAGATTGGTACTGGGCTTCGCGCGTCACCGTCCGCAATTCGCCGACAACTGTTGCTCCTGCGGCGAGCCGGCTTGGTGCAGCACTCGGCCAGTCATTTCGACGCTTTGCCCGAACAAGTCCAGCGGCAGGTTGAAGCCCTCGCAGAAAGCTTCACCGGCACCGTCATGCCGCCCGTTGGCTCTTCCCCCATGAACTAG
- a CDS encoding helix-turn-helix domain-containing protein, producing the protein MTSLPERSHNTEAADETWLTPKEICAQLQIPEQTFYQWRAKHVGPRAYRIGRHLRINRSDFVAWLALHAEE; encoded by the coding sequence ATGACCTCACTTCCAGAACGCAGTCACAACACCGAAGCCGCGGATGAAACATGGCTGACTCCCAAGGAAATCTGCGCGCAGCTACAGATCCCTGAGCAGACTTTCTACCAGTGGCGTGCCAAGCACGTCGGGCCACGCGCGTATCGAATCGGCCGGCACCTTCGAATCAACCGCAGCGACTTTGTCGCCTGGCTCGCCCTGCACGCCGAGGAATAG
- a CDS encoding tyrosine-type recombinase/integrase: MASIWERKKADGSTSFTVRWRNPKTRKQEGITFSTAAEAQTLKRLLDANDQSFEIAQHAMVKNQTKAPTVAAVIQEHIDLLVRPSVGTVHTYQTMLKLHIADVIGHIPVDKLDYRHVTHWIKSMQAKGRSPKTIKNNHALIYGAMETAVMLRYRKDNPCQRVQLPSSEKAEDEARFLTHAEFGLILECMGERYKAFTEFLVMTGLRFGEATAVTVGDIDLMSKPATMRINKAWKRGTNSEFYIGATKTGAGKRTVSLNPQLVEILVPLVASRPGSDLLFTTPKGERIIHKLYWHHYWVPAVAAAQARGLKKSPRIHDLRHTHASWLIQDGVSLFTVSRRLGHASTRTTEQVYGHLMPQALQDAADAVERSAVIWRS; the protein is encoded by the coding sequence ATGGCCAGCATTTGGGAGCGAAAAAAAGCGGACGGATCCACCTCGTTCACAGTCCGCTGGCGCAACCCGAAAACGCGGAAGCAAGAAGGAATCACCTTCTCTACCGCGGCTGAAGCCCAAACCCTGAAACGGCTCCTGGACGCGAACGATCAATCGTTCGAGATCGCGCAGCACGCGATGGTCAAGAATCAGACGAAGGCCCCGACTGTGGCTGCGGTAATCCAGGAACACATCGATTTATTGGTGCGACCCTCCGTAGGGACTGTCCACACGTACCAAACGATGCTGAAGCTGCACATCGCCGACGTCATAGGGCACATTCCAGTCGACAAGCTTGACTATCGGCACGTGACCCACTGGATCAAGTCAATGCAGGCTAAGGGTAGGTCGCCTAAGACGATCAAGAACAACCATGCCCTGATCTATGGGGCCATGGAGACGGCAGTGATGCTGCGCTACCGGAAGGACAACCCGTGCCAGCGTGTTCAGCTTCCGTCCAGTGAGAAGGCGGAGGACGAGGCCCGGTTCCTGACGCATGCTGAATTCGGGCTCATCCTCGAGTGCATGGGGGAGCGGTACAAGGCGTTTACAGAGTTCCTGGTTATGACGGGACTACGCTTTGGAGAGGCAACTGCCGTAACCGTGGGGGACATCGACCTCATGTCCAAGCCGGCAACTATGCGGATCAATAAGGCGTGGAAACGCGGCACCAATTCGGAGTTCTACATTGGTGCGACCAAGACGGGTGCAGGCAAGCGCACCGTATCGCTAAACCCTCAGTTGGTGGAAATTCTCGTCCCACTCGTGGCCAGCCGACCTGGTTCAGACTTGCTGTTCACGACGCCCAAGGGTGAGCGGATCATTCACAAGCTTTACTGGCATCACTACTGGGTCCCCGCAGTGGCGGCGGCGCAGGCCCGCGGCCTTAAGAAGTCGCCGCGAATCCACGATCTGCGCCATACCCATGCGTCCTGGCTGATCCAGGATGGCGTTTCCCTGTTCACGGTCTCCCGGCGGCTGGGGCACGCATCCACTCGTACGACGGAGCAGGTCTACGGCCACCTGATGCCGCAAGCCCTCCAGGATGCCGCTGACGCGGTCGAGAGATCCGCCGTGATCTGGCGTAGTTAG
- a CDS encoding ANTAR domain-containing response regulator, translated as MSEPTESNKTSQPARRVVVAEDETLIRLDIIEILRGEGYDVIGEADNGEKAVQLAEELKPDLVLMDVKMPVMDGISAAEKIVKARIAPVVLLTAFSQKELVERARDAGAMAYVVKPFTPADLIPALEIALSRHEEIKALESEVTDLQEQFATRKLVERAKSLLTTKMGLTEPEAFRWIQKTSMDRRLSMREVAETIINQVN; from the coding sequence GTGTCAGAACCGACGGAGTCAAACAAAACGTCCCAGCCGGCGCGCCGCGTCGTAGTGGCCGAAGACGAAACCCTTATCCGCCTCGACATCATCGAAATCCTGCGCGGTGAAGGCTACGACGTCATCGGCGAGGCCGACAACGGCGAGAAGGCCGTGCAGCTGGCCGAGGAGCTCAAGCCGGACCTGGTCCTCATGGACGTAAAGATGCCTGTCATGGACGGCATCTCCGCCGCAGAGAAGATCGTCAAGGCCCGCATCGCCCCCGTCGTCCTCCTCACCGCCTTCAGCCAGAAGGAACTCGTGGAGCGCGCCCGCGACGCCGGCGCCATGGCCTACGTGGTGAAGCCCTTCACGCCCGCTGACCTGATCCCCGCCCTGGAGATCGCACTGTCACGCCACGAGGAGATCAAGGCCCTTGAGTCCGAGGTCACCGACCTGCAGGAGCAGTTCGCCACCCGCAAGCTCGTGGAACGCGCGAAGAGCCTGCTGACCACCAAGATGGGCCTGACGGAACCGGAAGCCTTCCGATGGATCCAGAAGACCTCGATGGACCGCCGCCTCAGCATGCGCGAAGTGGCCGAGACCATCATCAACCAGGTCAACTAA
- the pyk gene encoding pyruvate kinase produces MRRAKIVATFGPAIASYENTLAVLEAGVDVARMNMSHGDYSVHDNTYENVRKAAADLGKAVAIMADLQGPKIRLGRFVDGPHLLAVGDIFTITTEDVPGTKEICSTTLKSLTEDVKPGDALLIDDGKVALRAVEVDDVKVVAKVTVGGYVSNNKGINLPGVAVNVPALSEKDEDDLRWAIRRGVDLVALSFVRDAADIKRVHEIMDEEGRRVPVIAKIEKPQAVDQLHEIIDAFDAIMVARGDLGVELPLEEVPIVQKRAIELARRWAKPVIVATQVLESMIDNPRPTRAEASDCANAVLDGADAVMLSGETSVGKYPIETVKTMARIIESTEEHGLERVPPLGTKPKTRGGAITRAAVEIADQLDAKYICTFTQSGDSARRLSRLRPIKPVFAFTPVEHVWNQLALTWGIQPQLVAMVGHTDEMTAQVDRSLLDMELVEDGDLVVIAAGSPPGKAGSTNSLKVHKVGDLADTSRTGDVTEKKEKLGPWPEKKKKNKDKAAAPAE; encoded by the coding sequence ATGAGACGCGCAAAGATTGTGGCCACCTTCGGACCGGCCATTGCCAGCTACGAAAACACCCTCGCGGTGCTGGAAGCCGGCGTTGATGTAGCCCGCATGAACATGAGCCACGGTGACTACTCCGTGCACGACAACACCTACGAGAACGTCCGCAAGGCGGCGGCCGACCTGGGCAAGGCTGTGGCGATCATGGCCGACCTGCAGGGGCCGAAGATCCGCCTGGGCCGCTTCGTTGACGGTCCGCACCTGCTGGCCGTGGGGGATATCTTCACGATCACCACGGAGGACGTGCCGGGCACCAAGGAGATCTGCTCCACCACCCTGAAGAGCCTCACCGAGGACGTCAAGCCGGGCGATGCCCTGCTGATCGACGACGGCAAGGTGGCGCTGCGCGCCGTTGAGGTTGACGACGTCAAGGTCGTTGCCAAGGTGACGGTGGGCGGCTACGTGTCCAACAACAAGGGCATCAACCTGCCCGGTGTTGCCGTGAACGTCCCCGCGCTGAGCGAAAAGGACGAGGACGACCTGCGCTGGGCCATCCGCCGCGGCGTGGACCTGGTTGCCCTGTCCTTCGTGCGTGACGCCGCCGACATCAAGCGCGTCCACGAGATCATGGACGAAGAAGGCCGCCGCGTTCCGGTGATCGCCAAGATCGAAAAGCCGCAGGCCGTGGACCAGCTCCACGAAATCATCGACGCGTTCGACGCGATCATGGTGGCCCGTGGCGACCTGGGCGTGGAGCTTCCGCTGGAGGAAGTGCCGATCGTGCAGAAGCGTGCCATTGAACTGGCGCGCCGCTGGGCCAAGCCGGTCATCGTGGCCACCCAGGTGCTGGAGTCCATGATCGACAACCCGCGCCCGACCCGCGCCGAGGCCTCCGACTGCGCCAACGCCGTGCTCGACGGCGCCGACGCAGTCATGCTCTCCGGCGAGACGAGCGTGGGCAAGTACCCGATCGAGACGGTCAAGACCATGGCCCGGATCATCGAGTCCACCGAAGAGCACGGCCTCGAGCGCGTCCCCCCGCTGGGGACCAAGCCCAAGACCCGTGGTGGCGCGATCACCCGTGCCGCCGTCGAAATCGCCGACCAGCTGGACGCCAAGTACATCTGTACGTTCACGCAGTCCGGTGATTCGGCGCGCCGCCTGTCCCGCCTCCGCCCGATCAAGCCGGTTTTCGCGTTCACCCCGGTGGAGCATGTGTGGAACCAGCTGGCGCTGACCTGGGGCATCCAGCCGCAGCTGGTTGCCATGGTGGGCCACACGGATGAGATGACGGCACAGGTGGACCGCAGCCTGCTGGACATGGAACTGGTGGAAGACGGCGACCTCGTGGTCATCGCTGCCGGTTCCCCTCCGGGCAAGGCGGGTTCGACCAACTCGCTCAAGGTCCACAAGGTGGGCGACCTCGCCGACACGTCCCGCACGGGCGATGTGACCGAGAAGAAGGAAAAGCTCGGCCCGTGGCCGGAAAAGAAGAAGAAGAACAAGGACAAGGCGGCAGCTCCCGCTGAGTAG